One genomic window of Arachis hypogaea cultivar Tifrunner chromosome 8, arahy.Tifrunner.gnm2.J5K5, whole genome shotgun sequence includes the following:
- the LOC112706076 gene encoding WAT1-related protein At4g08290: protein MGAWMRNAKPYLLLVAVQFGSAGMFIFAMDAIAKGMSHYVFIVYRNAIASVTLAPFAFLLEKKVRPKMTVRVFVEIMALAFFEIILDQCFALLGMKYTSASFLSAVMNSAPSITFLLAVILRMERMKIKEVACQAKVIGTVVTFGGTLVMALYKGTAVTISGATKAAHGPENVNNPSGSHWAIGTCFLIIGCIGFSAFYILQAITLRKYPAEMSLATWVCFAGALQSSLVAAFAERHRPHAWALGWDIRLFAPAYAGIVTSGVQYYIQGMVSKAMGPVIVTAFNPLRMVIVTALACIVLSEQLYLGSVIGAIVVVGGLYAVVWGKYKEQKAKENSEQQQQLPVIALTNNDTNNKPQFLVIQPHQQISSTESQTK from the exons ATGGGTGCGTGGATGAGAAATGCAAAGCCATATCTGCTTCTTGTGGCGGTGCAATTTGGTTCAGCGGGAATGTTCATATTCGCCATGGATGCAATTGCCAAAGGGATGAGCCATTACGTTTTCATTGTGTACCGTAATGCCATCGCCTCTGTTACTCTCGCTCCCTTTGCTTTTCTTCTTGAAAA GAAGGTTAGGCCAAAGATGACAGTGCGGGTATTTGTAGAGATAATGGCGTTGGCTTTCTTCGA GATTATACTTGATCAATGTTTCGCCCTGCTAGGGATGAAATACACATCGGCATCATTTCTATCAGCAGTGATGAATTCCGCACCTTCCATTACTTTtctattggcggtcattcttcg AATGGAGCGCATGAAGATTAAGGAGGTAGCATGCCAAGCAAAAGTGATTGGAACTGTGGTTACTTTTGGAGGCACCTTAGTTATGGCACTCTACAAAGGCACCGCAGTTACCATTTCAGGGGCAACCAAAGCGGCCCACGGGCCGGAGAATGTGAACAACCCTTCCGGCAGCCACTGGGCAATAGGAACATGTTTTCTTATCATTGGTTGCATCGGCTTCTCTGCCTTTTACATATTGCAGGCCATAACGTTGCGCAAGTACCCAGCAGAGATGTCGCTCGCAACGTGGGTCTGCTTCGCCGGAGCACTTCAGAGCTCACTTGTGGCGGCTTTTGCCGAGCGCCACCGTCCTCATGCATGGGCTCTTGGTTGGGACATCAGACTCTTTGCTCCAGCTTACGCG GGAATAGTAACATCAGGAGTGCAATACTATATACAAGGGATGGTTAGCAAAGCAATGGGTCCAGTAATTGTAACTGCCTTTAATCCATTGCGTATGGTCATTGTTACCGCCTTGGCTTGCATCGTTCTCTCTGAGCAACTCTACCTCGGAAG tgTAATTGGGGCAATAGTGGTGGTTGGAGGACTATATGCAGTGGTGTGGGGAAAATATAAAGAGCAGAAAGCAAAGGAGAACtctgaacaacaacaacaactacctGTCATTGCTCTCACAAATAATGATACTAATAACAAACCCCAATTTTTGGTCATTCAGCCTCATCAACAAATATCAAGCACAGAAAGCCAGACCAAATAA
- the LOC140174659 gene encoding uncharacterized protein produces MKQILQKTDIVDRMVQWVIELFEFDLKYEARTAIKAQCLTDFLAEYAGDQEEKSTTWELYVDGSSNKVRSGAGIILISEGGTQIEVSLKFEFPASNNQAEYETLIAGLKLAEEVGATKVMVFSDSQVVISQINREYQVKDPNMKRYLDKTLEHLMHFKETEVKHIIRDLNSKADALSKLVRSQVDEALS; encoded by the exons atgaagcagATCCTCCAGAAGACGGACATTGTGgatagaatggttcaatgggtaATAGAGCTCTTCGAATTCGACTTGAAATACGAAGCCCGGACGGCAAtaaaagcccaatgcctcaccgacttcctaGCAGAATACGCCGGAGATCAAGAGGAAAAATCCACTACATGGGAATTATATGTAGATGGGTCCTCCAACAAGGTtagaagcggtgcaggcataatactgaTCAGCGAAGGGGGAACGCAAATAGAAGTCTCCCTCAAGTTTGAGTTTCCAGCTtctaacaatcaggcagaatatgaaacCTTGATTGCAGGGttaaagctggcagaagaagttgGTGCAACCAAAGTAATGGTATTCAGCGATTCTCAGGTGGTTATTTCCCAAATAAACAGAGAGTATCAGGTCAaagatcctaacatgaaaaggtacttggacaaaaccttgGAGCATCTTATGCACTTTAAGGAGACCGAGGTGAAGCATATAATACGAGACCTCAACAGCAaggcagacgccctctccaagctc GTTAGATCTCAGGTGGATGAAGCCCTTAGTTGA